In a single window of the Acidobacteriota bacterium genome:
- a CDS encoding AAA family ATPase — protein sequence MKIDDLVSRFKNIRKLPNGFMVRCPAHADSTPSLSISEGVDGRLLLKCFAGCSNTSILAAIELQIKDLFPASGNSQNGRKAATSDASSFVRKIKAIYPYFNADGTLLFENIRYEPKDFRQRRPDGNGGYVYNLQGVERVPYRLPELLSALRNPEPEIWFTEGERDADNLHSLGFMATSFKNWKPEFNRYIRGCHSVIFRDNDKVGLNQATEAARLIFEVARSVKMIDLFPGSPEFGQDVSVWIDNKSADGLGKEDIAEALAVLVEAADRLDAGAAPFATKDLKSGREFRFTFTTLEDLFREPEETLSYVWDKTLITGGFSILTGKPKVGKSSLIRPLAVAISRGEPMLGRKTAKGKVLYLCLEEKRSEVRRHFQMLHGSGSSVLIHSGSTPQTTDEAIAALRQAIEEHHPMIIFIDPLSRVIPASDFNDYRLTNQLARFVDLARETGAHICCLHHDGKGNREDSDAILGTTALFGSVDCHLHIKKRQHGRTISSAQRYGEDLPETVIELDKETGLLIEKGELEAAIRSAVKAEVLDAVGSDTLTQADIKNAIPQRNGGQISRAIVELVEEQILVRSGNGKRNEPYQYSRAGTKA from the coding sequence ATGAAAATCGACGATTTGGTTTCTCGTTTCAAAAATATTAGGAAGCTCCCCAATGGGTTCATGGTGAGGTGTCCTGCTCACGCGGATAGCACGCCATCACTTTCGATCTCAGAGGGCGTTGATGGAAGGTTGTTATTAAAGTGCTTTGCTGGATGCTCGAATACGTCCATCCTTGCTGCGATAGAGCTTCAGATAAAGGATCTCTTTCCTGCGTCCGGCAATTCTCAGAATGGACGCAAGGCAGCGACATCGGACGCCAGTAGCTTCGTTCGAAAGATCAAAGCTATTTACCCATATTTTAATGCCGACGGTACGTTGCTATTCGAAAACATCAGGTACGAGCCAAAGGACTTCAGGCAGCGAAGGCCTGACGGAAATGGAGGTTACGTCTATAACCTGCAAGGGGTGGAACGAGTCCCATACAGGCTCCCTGAGCTGTTATCAGCTTTGCGGAACCCGGAACCCGAAATATGGTTCACCGAGGGTGAACGAGATGCCGACAATTTGCATTCACTTGGATTTATGGCCACCTCTTTCAAGAACTGGAAGCCAGAATTCAATCGTTATATACGGGGATGCCATTCAGTGATTTTTCGCGACAACGACAAGGTCGGGCTAAACCAAGCAACGGAGGCGGCGAGGTTAATCTTTGAGGTCGCTAGATCTGTGAAGATGATTGACCTTTTTCCGGGCTCGCCTGAATTCGGCCAGGATGTTTCAGTCTGGATCGATAATAAATCGGCAGACGGGCTTGGCAAGGAAGACATTGCAGAAGCATTGGCCGTTTTGGTTGAAGCAGCTGATCGATTGGATGCCGGGGCGGCACCATTCGCAACAAAAGATCTTAAAAGCGGTAGGGAATTCAGATTCACGTTCACGACACTAGAAGATCTGTTTAGGGAACCCGAGGAAACCCTCTCATATGTATGGGACAAGACCCTTATCACGGGTGGTTTTTCCATTCTGACGGGCAAGCCGAAGGTCGGTAAATCGTCATTGATCAGACCACTTGCGGTAGCGATAAGCAGAGGGGAGCCCATGCTCGGAAGAAAAACCGCAAAGGGCAAAGTCCTATACCTGTGTCTTGAAGAAAAGCGCAGTGAGGTTAGGCGACATTTTCAGATGCTTCACGGAAGTGGCAGTTCTGTTCTTATCCATTCCGGCTCAACTCCCCAGACCACCGACGAGGCCATTGCGGCTCTCCGTCAGGCGATAGAAGAACATCATCCGATGATTATCTTCATTGACCCTCTGTCGCGCGTTATTCCGGCTTCTGATTTTAACGACTATCGACTAACGAACCAATTGGCTCGGTTCGTCGATCTTGCCCGAGAAACCGGGGCCCATATTTGCTGTCTTCATCACGACGGCAAAGGGAATCGAGAAGATTCCGACGCGATCCTTGGAACTACTGCGCTCTTCGGATCAGTAGACTGTCACTTGCACATAAAGAAGCGTCAGCACGGGCGAACCATTTCAAGCGCCCAGCGTTACGGCGAGGATCTTCCTGAAACCGTGATCGAGCTAGATAAGGAAACCGGCCTATTGATCGAAAAGGGCGAACTAGAGGCTGCAATTCGGTCGGCAGTAAAGGCAGAAGTGTTGGACGCCGTTGGCTCTGACACGCTAACCCAAGCGGATATTAAGAATGCTATCCCGCAACGGAACGGCGGCCAGATTTCCAGGGCAATTGTGGAATTAGTCGAAGAGCAGATTCTTGTTCGAAGTGGAAACGGGAAAAGGAATGAGCCCTATCAGTACAGTAGAGCGGGAACGAAAGCATAA
- a CDS encoding molybdenum cofactor biosynthesis protein MoaE, translated as MDFCELTTEPINISYVARRVVPPECGATVTLDGYARKFTKHNDGTTRETEYLVYEAYEPMALKEMQKLIERARAEFEVSAIGIVHRLGRLEIGETSVVISVAAPHRRAAFAACEWLIRELKRTVPIWKKEVYADGEAWAEGESA; from the coding sequence ATGGATTTCTGCGAACTCACGACCGAACCGATCAACATCTCCTACGTTGCCAGGCGTGTGGTGCCGCCGGAGTGTGGGGCGACGGTCACGTTGGATGGTTACGCGAGGAAGTTCACAAAACACAACGACGGGACGACGCGGGAAACGGAATATCTGGTTTACGAAGCCTACGAGCCGATGGCCCTGAAGGAGATGCAGAAGCTGATCGAGCGGGCGAGGGCGGAATTTGAGGTCTCGGCGATCGGCATTGTGCACAGGCTCGGCCGGCTCGAGATCGGCGAGACCAGCGTTGTGATATCCGTCGCGGCTCCACATCGACGGGCTGCTTTTGCCGCGTGCGAATGGCTCATCAGAGAGTTGAAACGCACAGTTCCGATCTGGAAAAAAGAGGTTTACGCCGACGGAGAGGCTTGGGCCGAAGGCGAATCCGCCTGA
- a CDS encoding alpha/beta fold hydrolase, translating to MAKTTRLAKSLVRLFLPIILITAGALIGGSVYLVYSGARPMPAPYLVRPEKYGQLSTRAATITEETWTNRDGTTARAWLLRGAENAPAVILLHKFGGDRSYVLNLGVKLNESTNFTILMPDARGHGESPPVENASFGGCEAEDLAAAVSFLRELRTPNGIALVGADLGVYGVEMGALTALNLAAADPSIKAIALDGVPSSSDTVLASSVRRLYPFAGFVTQPLSKLGTHFYYFDGCYRREPSCDTARKVTGRDVLLLAGVDADEHREPTAKLAKCFPDSNRVESKTDLSPSGFSIINASMEKSESYEQRLIDFFRGALGTN from the coding sequence ATGGCAAAGACAACTCGCCTTGCAAAAAGCCTGGTTCGGCTTTTTCTGCCGATCATTTTGATCACCGCCGGTGCCTTGATCGGCGGGTCGGTCTACCTGGTCTATAGCGGAGCCAGGCCGATGCCTGCACCTTATCTTGTTCGACCCGAAAAATACGGACAGCTTAGCACCAGGGCGGCCACAATTACTGAGGAGACCTGGACGAACCGAGACGGCACGACCGCCCGCGCATGGCTGCTTCGCGGGGCGGAGAACGCTCCGGCGGTCATACTGCTCCACAAATTCGGCGGCGACCGCTCCTATGTACTCAACCTTGGCGTCAAGCTGAACGAATCCACGAATTTCACGATCCTGATGCCCGACGCGCGGGGCCATGGCGAGAGCCCGCCGGTCGAGAATGCTTCTTTTGGCGGTTGCGAGGCCGAAGACCTTGCCGCCGCAGTAAGCTTTTTGCGCGAACTCCGAACCCCTAACGGCATAGCTCTGGTCGGAGCGGATCTGGGTGTTTATGGGGTTGAAATGGGTGCGCTGACGGCTCTCAACCTTGCCGCAGCGGATCCGTCGATCAAGGCCATCGCTCTCGACGGAGTGCCTTCCAGCTCTGACACGGTCCTTGCTTCTTCGGTAAGGCGGCTCTATCCTTTCGCGGGCTTCGTGACACAGCCTCTCTCAAAACTCGGCACGCATTTCTACTATTTCGACGGCTGTTACAGAAGGGAACCTTCCTGTGATACCGCAAGAAAGGTAACGGGGCGGGACGTTCTGCTGCTTGCAGGTGTCGACGCGGACGAGCATCGCGAACCAACGGCCAAACTCGCAAAATGTTTTCCCGATTCTAACCGTGTGGAATCAAAAACCGACCTTAGCCCGTCCGGTTTCAGCATCATCAACGCTTCGATGGAAAAGAGCGAGTCTTACGAGCAACGCCTTATCGATTTTTTCCGAGGAGCCCTAGGCACTAACTAA
- a CDS encoding thiazole synthase: protein MSDSFQLAGVSFSSRLIIGTGKYRSYDEMKAAHRASGAEMVTVAVNRVPLDGSAESFLDHLDPAMRILPNTAGCYDAEHAIRTSRLAREALETDWIKLEVIGDPVTLLPDNEQTLEAAKVLVKEGFIVLPYFSDDLIMAKKLLDAGCPAVMPLAAPIGSGMGVQNPSNLRIMREQLPDATIIVDAGVGVPSDAAIAMELGADAILMNTAIAEAGDAAQMATAMKLAVQAGRLGYLSGRMPKRLYASASSPIAGAIK from the coding sequence ATGTCCGATAGTTTTCAACTCGCCGGTGTTTCGTTCTCTTCCAGGCTGATCATCGGCACCGGCAAATACCGCAGTTACGACGAAATGAAGGCCGCTCACAGGGCTTCGGGTGCCGAGATGGTGACGGTTGCGGTGAATCGCGTTCCGTTAGACGGTTCGGCGGAATCGTTCCTCGATCATCTAGATCCCGCCATGCGAATTCTGCCGAACACTGCCGGCTGTTACGACGCCGAACACGCAATTCGCACCTCGCGGCTAGCTCGCGAGGCTCTTGAGACAGACTGGATAAAACTCGAGGTCATCGGCGATCCTGTGACGCTTCTGCCGGACAACGAGCAGACGCTTGAAGCCGCGAAAGTGCTGGTGAAAGAGGGCTTTATTGTGCTTCCGTATTTTTCCGACGACCTGATAATGGCTAAAAAACTGCTCGATGCGGGCTGTCCGGCGGTCATGCCGCTTGCGGCTCCTATCGGTTCGGGAATGGGTGTGCAGAACCCATCAAATCTGCGCATCATGCGAGAACAGTTGCCCGACGCAACGATCATCGTTGACGCGGGTGTAGGCGTGCCTTCGGATGCTGCGATCGCGATGGAACTCGGTGCCGATGCAATTTTAATGAACACTGCGATCGCCGAAGCAGGCGACGCGGCACAAATGGCGACTGCGATGAAACTAGCTGTCCAAGCCGGCCGCCTCGGTTATTTGTCAGGCCGAATGCCAAAACGGCTCTATGCCTCGGCCTCAAGCCCGATCGCGGGTGCTATCAAATAG
- a CDS encoding MoaD/ThiS family protein, with amino-acid sequence MKVNVLFFGATADAAGTRELRYERCDAKVVAELIEKLKTDHPALARNKLLAAVNEDHVPYDTALNDGDTVAIFTPVSGG; translated from the coding sequence ATGAAGGTCAATGTTCTTTTTTTTGGGGCAACTGCCGATGCGGCGGGCACGCGTGAATTAAGATACGAACGGTGCGATGCGAAAGTAGTCGCTGAGCTGATCGAAAAGCTGAAAACCGACCATCCGGCACTTGCACGCAATAAACTTCTCGCTGCGGTAAACGAAGATCACGTTCCTTACGATACGGCCCTCAACGACGGAGATACAGTCGCAATTTTCACGCCTGTTTCCGGCGGTTGA
- a CDS encoding bifunctional (p)ppGpp synthetase/guanosine-3',5'-bis(diphosphate) 3'-pyrophosphohydrolase — MNNTKLIIKAASFAADRHRTQRRKGTEAHPYINHPLHVAEMLSEVGRIDDAEVLAAAILHDTVEDTDTKPEEIRELFGERIAAYVAEVTDDKSQEKRVRKQLQIEHAPHLSPGAKAIKLSDKISNVTDVTNDPPSGWPHQRKMEYIDWAERVVEGLRGVSPALEAKFDEAARRAREVFAAQADSPSAQASPSA, encoded by the coding sequence GTGAACAATACAAAACTGATAATAAAAGCGGCCTCGTTCGCTGCAGATCGACATCGGACACAGCGTCGAAAAGGCACCGAGGCTCATCCGTATATTAATCATCCGCTTCACGTTGCGGAAATGCTGAGCGAGGTCGGCCGGATCGACGACGCCGAGGTTCTCGCCGCGGCGATACTGCACGACACCGTTGAGGATACAGATACAAAGCCGGAAGAGATCCGCGAGCTTTTTGGTGAACGCATTGCCGCCTACGTTGCCGAGGTGACCGACGACAAATCCCAGGAGAAACGCGTGCGAAAGCAACTTCAGATCGAGCACGCCCCGCACCTTTCTCCCGGGGCGAAAGCGATAAAACTCAGCGACAAGATCAGCAACGTCACCGATGTAACCAACGATCCACCGTCCGGTTGGCCGCATCAACGAAAAATGGAATACATCGATTGGGCGGAAAGGGTAGTGGAGGGATTACGGGGAGTGAGTCCGGCGCTCGAGGCTAAATTTGACGAGGCGGCTCGGCGTGCACGGGAGGTTTTTGCGGCTCAGGCGGATTCGCCTTCGGCCCAAGCCTCTCCGTCGGCGTAA
- a CDS encoding LON peptidase substrate-binding domain-containing protein, whose translation MSETPERVRGIKRLPIFPLPLVLFPNELLPLHIFEPKYRKMFAYIEAGNNLFGISWQPEDGPVTQMPQPGSIGCAAEVREKETLEDGRSNVLTLGVARYVLLDYIDSDAPYAVGDVEFFVDDPGDEDERASAAQKVFEKFRRMAAAAFKLAGNRGTPPELASADPEPLSFLVGAAMNLDAAAKYDMLTMRSTYDRLIRIDETLADIVQRIESQAEIASVSKTNGHGGRMPDL comes from the coding sequence ATGTCTGAGACACCGGAAAGAGTTCGCGGTATCAAGCGGTTGCCGATATTCCCGCTTCCGCTCGTTTTGTTCCCGAACGAACTCCTGCCGCTTCATATTTTTGAGCCTAAATACCGAAAGATGTTTGCGTACATTGAGGCCGGTAATAATCTTTTCGGCATCAGTTGGCAACCGGAAGACGGCCCCGTAACGCAAATGCCGCAGCCCGGCAGCATTGGCTGTGCCGCGGAAGTTCGTGAAAAGGAGACGCTCGAAGACGGAAGGTCGAATGTCCTGACGCTCGGCGTCGCGCGTTACGTGCTGCTCGATTACATCGACAGCGACGCACCGTATGCGGTAGGTGACGTGGAGTTTTTTGTAGATGACCCGGGCGATGAGGACGAGAGAGCCTCCGCAGCCCAAAAAGTATTTGAGAAATTTCGCCGGATGGCGGCCGCCGCATTCAAGCTCGCGGGAAACCGCGGAACGCCGCCTGAACTCGCAAGTGCCGACCCTGAGCCGCTTTCGTTTCTTGTCGGAGCGGCGATGAATCTTGACGCCGCCGCCAAATATGACATGCTCACGATGCGCTCTACCTATGACAGATTGATCAGAATCGACGAGACTCTCGCCGACATTGTTCAGCGTATCGAGAGCCAAGCCGAGATCGCGTCGGTCTCCAAAACCAACGGACACGGCGGCAGAATGCCTGATCTTTAG
- a CDS encoding SDR family oxidoreductase has product MEKVVVITGASSGIGLHTARLFQSKNWKVAATMRSPENSDLRKVADIECFRLDVTDHVSIKQAIADTIEKFGRIDVVVNNAGYGLLGPFEAATDEQIERQFQTNVFGLMNVCREIIPYFREHKRGHIVNIASVGGRMTFPFSTLYNATKWAVEGFSESLSYELEPFNVKVKIIEPGPIKTDFYDRSQDVAKKEGLTAYDAAWERYFSNMEKAGKEAPDGETVAEAIYASVTDGSNRLRYGVNTKGIFVLRTILPESLFRRAIKTIMLK; this is encoded by the coding sequence ATGGAAAAAGTTGTCGTGATCACGGGTGCCTCGAGCGGCATCGGGCTGCATACTGCCAGGCTCTTTCAATCAAAGAATTGGAAGGTGGCTGCGACGATGCGTTCGCCGGAAAACAGCGACTTGAGAAAGGTCGCTGACATAGAGTGTTTTCGTCTGGACGTGACGGATCACGTTTCGATCAAACAGGCGATCGCTGACACGATTGAGAAATTCGGGCGCATCGATGTCGTCGTAAACAACGCCGGCTATGGACTACTCGGGCCTTTTGAGGCCGCAACGGATGAGCAGATCGAGCGTCAGTTTCAGACAAATGTATTCGGCCTGATGAATGTCTGCCGCGAGATAATACCGTATTTCCGAGAACATAAGAGAGGGCACATCGTCAACATCGCTTCGGTCGGCGGAAGAATGACGTTCCCGTTCTCGACCCTTTATAACGCAACAAAATGGGCGGTCGAAGGGTTTTCTGAATCGCTTTCTTACGAGCTTGAACCTTTCAACGTCAAAGTCAAGATAATCGAACCCGGCCCGATCAAGACCGATTTCTATGACCGTTCTCAAGATGTGGCTAAAAAGGAAGGCCTCACTGCTTACGACGCGGCGTGGGAACGCTATTTTTCAAATATGGAGAAAGCGGGCAAGGAGGCTCCCGACGGCGAGACGGTCGCTGAGGCCATATATGCCTCCGTTACTGACGGCTCAAATAGGCTCCGGTACGGCGTCAATACCAAGGGCATATTCGTGCTTCGGACGATATTGCCGGAGAGTCTCTTCAGACGGGCAATAAAAACCATTATGTTGAAATAG
- a CDS encoding B12-binding domain-containing radical SAM protein, producing MKILLYNPDNGITRNFMPHLWMFLLQSLTPPEHEVILIDGNAKAMTRAELVQFCRDNDIGLVGIGSMTRMIARAYRVADSLREAGFKVVMGGPHVTECPDEALGRDGGPRHADAVALGEADEYWADIVNDAANGQLKEIYQPKTDEKGNDFKPSLQPYPHIPWETLDLEQFSLVPKFLRPVLSRMGEGWGKFFVVPIETGRGCPYGCEFCTVTGFFGDSIRFRSNESVVEELLRLKERAKREKGQIAVFFIDDNLAINKKRLKGLLRDIIVADAQLPWVAQISSNLLADDELVDLIALSGGRWIFIGMESIDPANMADVNKNFSRPENYGTVLEGLRKRDIYAITSFIFGMDNDTPGVASRTVEAIESWPPGLPVFGQLTPFPATPLYDRLQKAGRLQRPKHWLDFAPFVMAHDPLKISIEQAGDETREAWSRSYSPERNQQAIESIREAPIQTRISHLAARLFFRGIYFPQMGTTAWMKLLFQNRRPIISLTLEGLRTWRAARRRQKISRRELQPGAGT from the coding sequence ATGAAAATACTTCTTTACAATCCCGACAACGGCATTACGCGGAACTTCATGCCGCACCTTTGGATGTTCCTGCTGCAGTCGCTGACACCGCCTGAACACGAGGTCATTTTGATCGACGGCAACGCAAAGGCCATGACGCGGGCGGAACTGGTCCAGTTTTGCCGCGATAACGATATCGGCTTGGTCGGGATCGGTTCGATGACCCGAATGATCGCCCGAGCATATCGAGTTGCTGATTCGCTTCGCGAGGCAGGATTTAAGGTCGTCATGGGCGGCCCGCACGTAACAGAATGTCCGGACGAAGCACTCGGCCGCGACGGAGGGCCGCGTCATGCGGACGCTGTCGCATTGGGCGAAGCCGACGAATATTGGGCAGATATCGTCAACGACGCTGCTAACGGGCAGTTGAAGGAAATATACCAGCCTAAGACCGACGAAAAGGGAAACGATTTCAAGCCGTCTCTTCAGCCGTACCCGCATATTCCCTGGGAAACTCTGGATCTGGAACAATTTTCGCTCGTGCCGAAATTCCTGCGCCCCGTGCTTTCGCGAATGGGTGAAGGCTGGGGCAAGTTCTTCGTTGTGCCGATCGAGACCGGCCGCGGCTGCCCGTACGGCTGCGAGTTCTGCACCGTGACGGGCTTTTTCGGCGATTCGATCAGATTCCGAAGTAATGAAAGCGTCGTCGAAGAACTGCTTCGGCTAAAGGAGCGGGCAAAACGCGAGAAAGGCCAGATCGCGGTCTTCTTTATCGACGACAATCTGGCGATCAATAAGAAGCGGCTCAAGGGCTTGCTCCGTGACATTATTGTTGCGGATGCACAGTTGCCGTGGGTGGCACAGATCAGTTCGAATCTGCTGGCGGACGACGAACTCGTCGATCTGATCGCACTCTCGGGCGGACGCTGGATCTTTATCGGAATGGAATCGATCGATCCCGCGAATATGGCTGATGTTAACAAGAATTTCTCGCGGCCGGAAAATTACGGAACAGTTCTCGAAGGCCTGCGAAAGCGTGATATTTACGCTATTACGTCATTCATTTTTGGCATGGACAATGACACGCCGGGCGTTGCATCGCGAACGGTTGAAGCCATCGAAAGTTGGCCGCCGGGGCTGCCGGTTTTCGGACAATTGACGCCGTTCCCTGCCACACCGCTTTACGACCGCCTGCAAAAGGCGGGTAGGCTGCAGCGGCCGAAACACTGGCTTGATTTCGCTCCGTTCGTAATGGCCCATGATCCGCTGAAGATCAGCATTGAACAGGCAGGTGACGAGACCCGCGAGGCGTGGTCGCGTTCGTATAGCCCCGAACGCAATCAGCAGGCGATCGAATCAATTCGCGAAGCTCCGATCCAAACACGCATCAGCCATCTGGCAGCACGGCTGTTCTTCCGCGGCATTTACTTTCCCCAGATGGGCACCACGGCGTGGATGAAGCTGCTGTTTCAAAACCGCAGGCCGATAATCAGCCTGACGCTTGAAGGACTGCGAACCTGGCGTGCGGCACGCCGTCGGCAAAAGATAAGCCGGCGTGAGCTTCAGCCCGGCGCCGGCACGTAG
- a CDS encoding IS3 family transposase (programmed frameshift) has protein sequence MTRSKFSEGQVIGILKQVEGGRTVAEVCREAGISTATYFKWKSKFGGMEASDIRRMRELEEENRQLKRMYAELALDCRVLKDVIEKKPLGAVEKRVVVTHIRAKHLISERRACSLMKLSRTVFHYRKVRANKDTEIEEALTRLSAMHPEMGFGKFFAMLRREGKGWNHKRVYRVYCEMKLNKRRKHKRRLPARNPDPLSVPQAANHCWSADFMSDALWDGRRFRTFNVVDDFNREALAIEVDTSLPSQRVTRVLDQIAEWRGLPVRLRFDNGPEFTAVAVADWAETNGVELEFTQPGKPMQNGFIERFNRTYREAVLDMYIFESLSEVRSQTEKWLEIYNHHRPHDSLGGMPPSEYLTKHNTGNVYS, from the exons ATGACGAGATCGAAGTTTAGTGAGGGACAGGTGATCGGGATCCTGAAGCAGGTAGAAGGTGGCCGGACGGTGGCGGAGGTATGCCGGGAAGCGGGGATATCGACGGCGACGTATTTCAAGTGGAAGTCGAAGTTCGGAGGGATGGAGGCATCTGACATCCGGCGGATGCGGGAGCTTGAGGAAGAGAACCGGCAATTAAAGCGGATGTATGCGGAGCTTGCACTTGATTGCCGAGTGTTAAAGGACGTGATCGAAAAAAAGC CCCTGGGAGCGGTAGAGAAGCGTGTTGTGGTGACGCACATCAGGGCGAAGCACCTGATAAGCGAGAGGCGGGCATGTTCGTTGATGAAACTGTCGAGGACCGTGTTTCACTATCGCAAGGTACGGGCAAATAAGGATACGGAGATCGAAGAGGCCCTAACGAGGCTTTCAGCGATGCATCCTGAGATGGGATTCGGGAAGTTCTTCGCGATGCTGCGGCGAGAAGGGAAAGGCTGGAATCACAAGCGTGTATACCGTGTGTATTGCGAAATGAAGCTGAATAAGCGTCGAAAGCACAAACGGAGATTGCCGGCTCGGAACCCTGATCCGCTCAGCGTACCGCAGGCCGCGAACCATTGCTGGTCGGCCGATTTCATGAGCGACGCACTGTGGGACGGACGACGGTTCCGGACCTTTAACGTAGTGGACGACTTTAACCGTGAGGCTCTGGCGATCGAGGTGGACACGAGCCTGCCTTCGCAGAGGGTGACAAGAGTGCTGGATCAGATAGCTGAGTGGCGAGGGCTTCCCGTCAGACTGAGATTCGACAACGGGCCTGAGTTCACGGCCGTGGCAGTGGCAGACTGGGCCGAAACGAACGGAGTCGAGCTTGAGTTCACGCAGCCCGGCAAGCCGATGCAGAACGGCTTTATCGAACGCTTTAACCGCACGTACCGCGAGGCCGTGCTTGATATGTACATCTTTGAGAGTTTATCGGAGGTGAGATCGCAAACGGAAAAATGGTTGGAAATCTACAACCACCACCGCCCGCACGATTCGCTGGGAGGCATGCCTCCCAGCGAATATCTCACAAAACATAACACCGGAAATGTTTATTCCTAA
- a CDS encoding tyrosine-type recombinase/integrase, whose amino-acid sequence MEIKHSIFRRGRKGSGDGKSYRKPWTLRFTFTDESGRARQKTYQFSTRVDATDARSKLEAAIRKTNGRNAVGDKMTFRDLAEYAKRTFYRPAEIINGRKIAGIKSCRQTHNLIDTLVEYFGKRRISTLTRSDLDGFKSWRLKQGDRRGKLGQLPTNRRKPVSLSTVNRSLATFKHMIKFAYAEGWISRDITLGSKAIDPDAEKARTRTLTESEEEILLASCGGDRVVTYTRSGKEITSVIRTENTYLRALVLLGLDAGLRRNEALKLEWQDIDFDRGFIHVRSQHTKTQKGRNVPLRRRLRDELRRLPTFAASGKVFPFADFKRSWATALRIAGIEGLTFHDLRRTFITRLSVKGVPLAVAGKLAGHSTLATTQKHYVSIDDLEIVEGVRLILDSVDDESTTANGFVN is encoded by the coding sequence ATGGAGATCAAACATTCCATTTTCCGGCGCGGACGAAAAGGATCTGGAGACGGGAAGTCCTATCGCAAGCCGTGGACCCTGCGTTTCACGTTTACTGACGAGAGCGGAAGAGCCAGGCAGAAGACGTATCAATTTTCTACTCGTGTTGATGCAACTGATGCGCGTTCGAAGCTTGAGGCAGCGATAAGAAAAACAAATGGACGGAACGCCGTTGGCGACAAAATGACGTTCCGTGATCTTGCAGAGTACGCGAAGCGGACTTTCTACCGACCTGCTGAGATCATCAATGGCCGCAAGATTGCCGGCATTAAATCCTGCCGTCAGACTCATAATCTTATAGACACGCTTGTCGAATATTTCGGTAAGAGAAGGATTTCCACGCTCACGCGCAGTGATCTTGATGGCTTTAAATCCTGGAGACTGAAACAGGGTGATCGCCGCGGCAAGCTTGGCCAACTGCCAACTAATAGGCGAAAACCGGTTTCGCTATCTACGGTTAATCGAAGTCTTGCAACTTTCAAACATATGATCAAGTTCGCTTATGCTGAGGGCTGGATAAGTAGAGATATAACTCTAGGTTCTAAAGCGATAGATCCGGATGCAGAAAAGGCAAGGACCCGAACCCTGACAGAAAGTGAAGAGGAAATTTTGCTCGCGTCATGCGGAGGCGATAGGGTCGTTACCTATACTCGCAGCGGTAAGGAGATCACCTCAGTGATCAGAACCGAAAATACCTATCTAAGGGCGTTAGTTTTGCTTGGTCTGGATGCAGGTTTACGGCGAAACGAGGCTTTGAAACTGGAGTGGCAAGATATTGATTTCGATCGCGGATTCATTCATGTAAGAAGTCAGCACACGAAGACTCAAAAAGGCCGGAACGTCCCGCTTAGAAGGCGGCTACGCGACGAACTACGTCGATTGCCAACATTCGCCGCGAGCGGCAAGGTTTTTCCATTTGCGGATTTCAAGCGCTCTTGGGCTACAGCATTGCGTATCGCAGGGATTGAAGGCCTTACATTCCACGACCTGCGTCGAACTTTTATAACGCGTTTGAGCGTTAAAGGCGTGCCGCTGGCTGTAGCTGGAAAGCTTGCCGGTCATAGCACTTTGGCGACCACGCAGAAGCATTATGTTTCGATTGATGATCTGGAGATCGTCGAAGGGGTTCGTTTGATACTTGACAGTGTCGACGACGAATCTACAACTGCTAATGGGTTTGTGAATTAG
- the thiS gene encoding sulfur carrier protein ThiS has product MAEIRINGETRTVAEGSTIASLLGELDLPAKRVAVEHNGEVVSRQSWHEVSLNDGDRVEVVHFVGGG; this is encoded by the coding sequence GTGGCAGAGATCCGCATCAATGGCGAAACGCGCACCGTCGCCGAGGGCTCAACGATCGCCTCGTTGCTCGGCGAACTGGACCTTCCAGCAAAACGCGTCGCTGTAGAGCACAACGGCGAGGTAGTCAGCAGACAGAGTTGGCACGAAGTGAGCCTGAACGACGGCGACCGCGTCGAGGTCGTGCATTTCGTTGGCGGCGGGTAA